The window TCCCGATATGCGCGTACACGTTTAATGGAGCCTGGCAGCGGACACCGCCGCAGATGCGGAAGGATCGACGCGGGTCGGATGGCAGCAGATGCAGGAGAGGCCGTATGCGAGTGCTGGTGGTCGAGGATGAGCTCTACCTCGCCGAGGCAGTGCAGGCAGGGCTACGGCTCGAGGCGATCGCCTCCGACATCGTCGGGGACGGCGACTCGGCCCTGGAGCGGCTGAGCGTCAATGAATACGACGTGGTCGTTCTCGACCGGGACATCCCCGGCACACACGGTGACGACGTATGCCGCATCATCGTTGAACGGCAGCTGGGATGCCGGGTTCTCATGCTCACCGCCGCAAGTCATCTTCGGGAGAAAGTCGCCGGATTCGAGGTAGGCGCCGACGACTACCTGACCAAGCCGTTCGACTTGAAGGAACTCGTGGTACGACTGCGCTCACTCGCCCGCCGCCCGCGCCAGAGCACACCTCCCGTTCTCGAATACGCGGGAATCCAGCTCG is drawn from Streptomyces sp. CG4 and contains these coding sequences:
- a CDS encoding response regulator transcription factor encodes the protein MRVLVVEDELYLAEAVQAGLRLEAIASDIVGDGDSALERLSVNEYDVVVLDRDIPGTHGDDVCRIIVERQLGCRVLMLTAASHLREKVAGFEVGADDYLTKPFDLKELVVRLRSLARRPRQSTPPVLEYAGIQLDPFRREVFRSGRYVSLTRKQFAVLEILMTARGGVVSAETLLERAWDENADPFTNAVRITISTLRKRLGEPSAIHTVPGVGYRLDEASQDQ